In the Gossypium arboreum isolate Shixiya-1 chromosome 10, ASM2569848v2, whole genome shotgun sequence genome, one interval contains:
- the LOC108486162 gene encoding classical arabinogalactan protein 25: MASFCFLLLPIMIMYFIASSPLPSLASRLSSDTPTISASPVSVSDPPLSPFQPLSPDIAPLLPSPGGVVPTSGSSMPTIPSTPSPPNPDDFIAPGPTSAFEPFGPLPVSSSSPIFLLSSLHLTTFSVLVVPYCLLHLL, translated from the coding sequence ATGGCCTCCTTTTGCTTTCTCTTACTACCCATCATGATCATGTATTTCATTGCTTCATCACCTTTGCCATCTTTAGCTTCTCGGCTGAGTTCAGATACCCCAACGATATCAGCATCACCAGTATCAGTGTCGGATCCTCCATTGTCCCCTTTCCAACCATTATCACCTGATATTGCTCCTTTGTTGCCATCTCCTGGTGGAGTGGTGCCTACTAGTGGCTCATCGATGCCAACCATCCCTTCCACCCCAAGTCCCCCTAACCCCGACGATTTCATCGCCCCCGGTCCAACTTCCGCGTTCGAACCGTTCGGACCATTGCCGGTTTCTTCTTCATCTCCAATATTTTTGCTTTCGTCTCTACACTTGACAACTTTTTCGGTTCTGGTAGTACCTTACTGCTTACTGCACCTACTGTAA